The Aspergillus fumigatus Af293 chromosome 5, whole genome shotgun sequence nucleotide sequence AGTTTCAGAGTATCACCATCACTGAGGAGAAAGCTGCCATTTCCCTTTCCCATGGGATAGTTGTTCCACGATGTGCCGTTCAGCGAGATATCTTGAGCATATACTAACGGTGCGACTTCGTCAGGATTCTCTTGATCGAAAATGATGGTGTAGATTCGGAGGTGTCTGTTGGAGATGAATGGATCGTTTACAACGTATTGGCTAATATTCCAATTAGCATTGAAGGACTCATGGAAAGAGACTCCGTACCATCGTTTCCGGTCCCGGCCGACGTATAACTCGTTACTGCCGGATATATTCAATGGGTTGCTTGTCTTTCCAGTCTGTGGGTCCATTTCCAGAAGTGTACCGACATAACAGCCTTGACAGGAAGGCCGGTGCTTAGACATTATACAAAGCAGAGATGAAAATGGCAAGGGAAATACAGAGAAGGTTCGGGAATAAGTCTAACAATGCAAGACTAATGATGACGGTTGGCTTGCCGCTGTCGAGAGAGAGTTTCAGCAGTCTAAAGCAGTTCATAGCACCTCTCAGTGGAGAAGTCAGGTGCTGTGTGCAATAGTACTAAAGTCGCTGGTCAATTCCGCGCGTCGAAAAAGTCATCATCCATTTCGCTTCGTTTCACTCAATTCTATTTCGTAAAGGACATCAATGTCGCAAATTCTCAATCATCAAGCGTTGGCACATGTCATCGATTACCTTCCCTGCATCCTTCGAATGCGTTCCTCCGCTGCCCTAGCGCGACGCTCTCTCTCCagtctcatcctcatctccGGTGTCATTCCCctcatttcttcttctctcttttcaGATGCCGTCTTTTCCATCGCTCCTAATGCTCGGCCTCCCACTTTTCTCGTTTCTTGCAGTGAGGCTGCTCtagcagcttcctccttccttaGTCGCTCTAATTCGGTCTTGCGCCTCtttgcctcttcctcttctgcaatTTTCCGCTCCCTTTCTGCGCGActatcaacctcctccttggaTACCGCCGCTGGGACCTTGGCAGCGTCCCAGTTCCATTTGGACTCCCCCAGTTCGTGACGTGCAACACGGAATGCATCACGGGTAGCTCTGTCACCGGCAAGTTCGAAAGCAGTTCTTCCTTCGCCGTTGGCTATCGTTGGATCTGCGTCAGCCTTTGTGAGGAGGGCTGAAACTACGGATGGGGAGTTCAAATTCGCTGCAAAATGCAAGGGAGTAGGACAGCGGAAATTTTGCGGAGAATCTGGTGGACGGAATGAGAAAGATGAGGGTATAGAGTTTTTGGAGAGATAAGACATCAACGCCGGTACTTTGGACCTTCGAATTAGGGCTTGGATCTGAGATGTATGCAGTatagcttcctcctcctccttagACACTTTGGGCTTTTGTTGTGGCCGTGGTGTTGGAGGCTTGACCGCTTCTGCCCTCTGTTTTGCCACCACTGCTGCAAGGGCCGCTTCATCGATCTGACTTACTTTGACGCGAGTAAGTTCTTTGAAGCACCTCATAAGCTCATCTTGCGTGGCTCGACGAGTGCTGAATGGGAACCCTCTTATTCTGGGATCATTCTGTTTTAGAAATTGACCCTCATACTGACCAAACAGGATCTTTCGGTTGGTATTGCCAGTCGCTCGGATGAATAACAGTTGTGCACTATCGatcatctccttccagtCTCTCAGGAGCTCTctgatctccttctccagagCAGCCTCGTTATACCTTCGAAGGCTGGAACCTGCCGAATGTGCCGCTCCTCGAGCGGCGTCACTAGCAGATTGAGAACCACCTTGCTTCCGTCTCGTTGTATAGCGGTGAAATGACTTGTGGGCGATGACGCAGGCCTGCCGTTCCTCAACACCACCTTGTTTGCGATGAATTTGGGGAGTCAGAGAGACCAACATGGCAGCAAAATGGCCACCTCCTATCATGCACATGAAGATATGCGGACTGGGCGTGGTTCCGTTCGTTTGTGGTTGTGCATTCGGTCTTTGTGTCGGTAGCGGCGATAGTTGCTTCTTTCGCAACGAATCAACGAGGTGCTTAGGCTCATCTTGTTCGTCGTTTGAGAACAAAGCTCTATAGACACCTAGTGATGTGTTGGATGGCAACAGAGAGCTTGAAAACCAGTAAAGAGGGCTCCTGGAAGCCGGCTTCTTGCTTGCTGAtgcctccgcctcctcagcTGCCTGGGATATCCTGGCCTGCCTTCTCAGCAAGGCCGAGAGCTGCTCGTCTTCGttatcatcttcctcctctgacGACTCGGAGCCAGATATCGACTCATCCAAATCTCCAACCGCTTTAGCAAATTGTGCCTCGTCTAATGTAGGGTTGCCTCGAGATTGCGCTTTGACGTTGAATCTATGGTGGTCCGACCGAACGTGCTCCCGTTGTTCTTGTACATTTAGAAAGGAGACTTTGCAAAGTGCGCAAGATGTGGAGTTAGCGATCACCGGGTCTAGCGTCGACGGATCAAGCGGTTCACTAGAGAGTTCGACAGTGTCTTCGACAGCTATGGGTTGGTCTTCGCCCTTGGCTGTTAAAGTCGAAAGAAGTTCCTGAGGAAGATCATACACTAATGAGGGTCAGCTATACGCACACTTAACCTAGAacatgaaaagaaaatagcTCACCATATAGAGGTCTTTTCAATAACTCTTCCATCAAAGGATTATCTGCGACCATTGCGTTTGTAAGGTAGTTTATCCCGGGCTATGTTCGTTCGCGGAGTCGCAAATTTATTTCAGTGAAATGTCCCTTCAAAGTGATCAGTAAAGGTACCGCCTTCGTGTGGGGCTACCGCTGTATTAGGAGAACGCAGGCTCCAGGATAATGATCTTAATCCTTGATGGAAGTGTTCTAGAATTGTGCGCTCTGTCATATTTTGCTTTGCTTACTGACTCACATACGAGACAGTCATAGTGGCTAGGTAGCGCAGGAGTCGTCACATGTACCTCACGCGGGGACCCGATATGGCAATTGTTGACCGACCGAGTCAATCACTATAATCGCGCGACAGCTAGGCTATCATACAGAATCTTTTGTGGAAATTCTATGAGTTGGTGGCACCTGGAAGTACTATGTAGACACCATGGTCCTACGTAATTGTAATTAAGGGCTGGTGAACCCAGGACACTGAGTCATTCGGCCGATTCTCCCTTAGGGTCGTGCTCCCTATATATGGATCGACATCTGTTGCGTGCGCCGTACATCACGTTCGATAGTAGGTATGGCATTATCTGACTCTTTGCGTCAACTATCGGGAGCTGCATATTTCCAATATTTCATGGAAAAGGGTCCAACTGCAATCTGATCTTCACCATATTGTGCTAACATGTTGTACACAGATTGTCAAACAACAACTGAAGATCGGTGGATCCCAAAAAAGCCTCAGCTTGCAAGGCATTACATCATCGAAAATTGCTCAAGATAAGCGATTAATGTAGAATATAGAGCAAGGTTCATCCTTGATAGCTGCGAGCTCAAATCAGCCTGAATCTGGTAGCTAACTTCAAAACGTTCGCCTCCTAGACAGAGAAATACCAGTGTACAGAGTATGTCTTGAGATCCAAGGATTCATCTTCAGAAATTGACTGTGCTTATTGatggagaagacgaggactTGTCATGCCAAGCGACTCAAGACTTTTCCCGAATTGGCTCATAGTTCCGTCCTTCGTCCTCGGGGTTAAGCACGAAGAGTTATGTCATTTCCAAATGGCAACAGACGGTATTATAATGAACATTTTTTGGAAACCTGGACGTTTTTCAGTGGAATAGAGCTGTACATATCTTCAATTCTGAGGTGCCCATTGAGTATCCTTGCCTCAATTCTACAGTATAGGTAGTCAAACTCGGGGTCTTCGAACTGAACCTTATTTCCGAGACGCCGGTAGCAACGAAGCCTGGAGCTTTAGTAATCAATCTCCAGCTAGTTCTTATCGCTTCGAATTATTCTCCTTGCGCCTCAGAGAAAACCCGCCAGTCTCGTATTTGGAATCACTGGCATTTCTGGGTTCTTAATCTCAGTTAattccctctccttccccgTTGCCAGACGGTTAAGGGATCTTTGGAGTTGGGTCGTTTGCCCGGACACCAAGATGCTTGATGGCAACCCCCAGGTAATCCTAGGGAATTCCCATTCCGCACCACTGTCATCGTCTTTGGGCTCTCCTTTCAGTTCCTCAAAAAAACTTCAGCCTTTTTGTGGTGATGTCGAGGGCTGGGGTCCTATAAGCAAATACAGATTCGATCTAACACCATGTTTTCTGGATTTTGGAGTAGCCCTGGTTGCAGCATGGGGCTTGCTTATGGGAGCAGGTGCCATTTGGTTCCTATTGAAGAAGCGTGCGCCTCAGCCTGTGTCGAAGAATTGGCATTTCTATGCTAAACTAGTAAGCTCTTCTGTTCAGATTAGGTGTTTCGACCGTCCCAGCCCGATCATTATCTAACATACGCATTCCTCGCTCATAGATTGTGCTTGGCGCCCTGATCTTCACGACTGCTCTACAAGCCGCAATCCAAGCCGAGTCCGCTCCTCGTCTCTTTTTGGCTGATTTTCGCTTCTGGAGTTCCATTCTGGTGATCGCTTCTCTCGGTGTTATATTTGCGGTTCAATATTATGAACACTGGCGCAGCAGACAGCCGAATGGAGTTGTCCTGTTCTACTGGCTCTTCTTTACCATCGCTTATGGTGTCAAATTGCGATCGCTGGTCTCGCAAAAGGCGTATCAGGATCAACTTCCGTACTTTGTTTGCATCAACGTCAGCCTTGGTCTGGCGCTGTTGGAATTCGGACTCGAATACCTGGTGCCGAAAAAACAGAGTGCGTACGATGCCTTGGGTGACGAGGATGAATGTCCATACGAGTATGCGGATATCTTTGCCGTCCTCACCTTCAGCTGGATGACACCGTTGATGAAGTTTGGTTACAAGAACTATCTTACTCAGGATGATCTGTGGAATCTGCGGCAGCGCGACACCACGCGCGTCACAGGAGCCATTCTGGAGGAAAAGTGGGCGGAAGAGCTGAGAAAGTCGAAGCCTTCTCTGTGGCTGGCGTTGATGAAATCGTTCGGTAGCCCTTACCTGCGCGGCGCAATCATCAAGTGTGGAAGCGATGTACTTGCCTTTGTTCAGCCGCAACTCCTGCGTCTTCTAATAAGATTCATAAAGTCATATGGGACTGATGAACCTCAACCCGTGATCAGTGGTGTGGCCATCGCGCTGGCGATGTTTTTGGTCTCGGTAACACAGACCATTTGTCTGCACCAATACTTCCAAAGGGCGTTCGATACTGGTATGCGCGTCAAGTCAGCCTTGACTGCCATGATCTACACCAAGTCTCTCAGACTTTCGAGCGAAGGGCGTGCATCCAAGACCACAGGTGATATTGTCAACCATATGGCTGTCGACCAGCAACGCTTGTCTGACCTGACCCAGTTCGGCATGCAACTTTGGTCCGCTCCTTTTCAAATCGTTCTTTGCATGCTGTCCCTCTACCAATTGGTCGGTTTAAGCATGTTTGCAGGTATCGGGGTGATGATCCTCATGATCCCGTTGAACGGTGTAATTGCCCGAATGATGAAAAAGCTTCAGATCGTacagatgaagaacaaggatTCCAGATCACGACTGATGACTGAGATCCTGAACAATATCAAGAGCATAAAGCTTTATGCTTGGAATACAGCATTCATGAACAAACTCAGCCACATTAGAAACGACTTGGAGCTGAACACTCTTCGCAAGATCGGGGCAACTCAGTCGATTGCTAACTTTACCTGGCAGTCCACCCCGTTCCTAGTCTCGTGCTCTACATTCACTGTTTATGTCTTGATAAGTGATCATCCTTTGACTACAGATGTGGTGTTCCCAGCCTTGACTCTGTTCAACCTGCTCACGTTCCCGCTCTCAATCCTGCCTATGGTTATCACGTCCATCATCGAAGCGTCCGTGGCTGTGAGGCGTCTGACAGACTACTTTACCGCGGAAGAACTACAAACTGATGCGGTCACCTTCGAGGAGCCAGTGACCCATGCTGGTGACGAGTCCGTCCGTATTCGCGATGCGGCGTTTACCTGGAACAGATACCAAGGCGAAAATGTTATTGAGAACATTGACTTTAGCGCTCGTAAAGGGGAACTCAGTTGCATTGTTGGTAGAGTTGGTGCTGGTAaatcttctttccttctgtCGATGCTGGGTGACCTCTGGAAGACCGAAGGCGAGGTTGTTGTTCGAGGCCGTATCGCTTATGTAGCGCAACAACCATGGGTGATGAATGCCAGCGTCCGTGAAAATATTGTTTTCGGGCATCGGTGGGATCCTCAGTTCTATGAACTCACAGTCGAGGCTTGCGCTCTGGTTGATGACTTCCGCAATTTGCCCGATGGAGATCAAACTGAGGTCGGTGAGAGGGGTATCTCCCTCTCGGGTGGTCAAAAGGCTCGCTTGACACTTGCGCGGGCGGTATACGCTCGTGCAGATATCTACTTGCTCGATGATGTGCTTTCAGCGGTCGATCAGCACGTCGGTCGTCACCTCATCAACAAGGTACTTGGTCGGAATGGTCTTCTCAGCGGCAAGACCAGGATCCTGGCCACCAACGCCATTCCTGTATTAAAAGAGGCCGACTTTATTGCCCTCCTAAGAAATAAGACCTTGATCGAGAAGGGAACCTACGAACAGTTGATGGCTATGAAGGGCGAGGTGTCCAATCTCGTACGCGCAACCATGAACGAATCGGAGGACGAAGCTTCCAGCAGTGACGACCATGATCTGGCTAGTCCTGAAGGCTCGGAAACCACCACTGTCCTTGAGAATGCGGAGTCAGAGCCATCAGATACGGAAGCTGAGCAGCAAATAGGATCACTTCTCCCCCTGAGATCCGGCGCTGACACTACGCGGCGGAGATCCAGCACTGTCACGCTACGGCGTGCCAGTACGGCGAGCTGGCACGGTGTTCGGCGTAAGCTTGGGGACGAAGAGAACGTCCTGAAGAGTAAGCAGACGCAGGAAACTTCGCAGCAGGGTAAAGTTAAGTGGAGCGTTTACGGAGAATATGCCAAGAACAGCAATATTATCGCCGTCTGCTTCTACCTGCTCACGCTTCTGGGAGCGCAGACGGCGCAGGTTGCCGGTAATTTTTGGCTAAAGAAGTGGTCTGACGCCAGCGAAGTGCAGGCTCAACCGAAGGTCGCCAAGTTCATTGGTATTTACCTTGCTTGGGGTCTCGGGTCTTCCATCTTAGTTATCCTTCAAAATCTGATTCTCTGGATTTTTTGCTCGATTGAGGTATGGCCTGAATCGTATCACAAGGTTAAGAACTACATTAATACGACAGCAGGCTTCTCGCAAACTGCATGAACGCATGGCATTCTCTATTTTCCGCTCTCCTATGAGCTTTTTCGAGACTACTCCATCTGGCCGGATTCTGAATCGATTCTCCAGGTAGGCTGCAGTTTTATGATTTGATGATCTGAAGGCTTACGATGTCGGTTAGTGATGTGTATCGGATTGACGAGGTCCTTGCTCGTACTTTCAACATGGTATGTGAAAAACTGGCCCTCTAGCAATTGGTTGCTGCTGACGTCAAAGCTAGCTGTTCAATAACTCGGCAAAGGCGATCTTTACGATGATTGTGATTGCTACGTCGACTCCTGCCTTCATTTTGATGATTTTCCCTCTAGGCTATGTTTACCTGCGGTACCAGAAGTACTACCTGCGAACCTCTCGTGAATTGAAGCGGCTGGACAGCGTTACTAGGAGCCCGATCTATGCTCACTTCCAGGAGTCGCTCGGCGGTATCTCCACCATTCGCGGCTACCGACAGGAGAACCGGTTTGCTCTTGAAAATGAATGGCGCATGGATGCGAATCTTCGCGCTTACTTTCCATCCATCAGTGCCAACAGATGGTTGGCTGTTCGCTTGGAATTTATCGGTTCTGTTATTATCCTGGCTTCCGCGGTGCTTGCCATCATCTCAGTCGCCAGTGGCAGTGGCTTATCTGCGGGCATGGTCGGTTTGGCCATGTCCTATGCTTTACAAATCACTCAGTCCTTGAACTGGATCGTTCGACAAACTGTCGAAGTCGAAACCAACATTGTGTCTGTTGAGCGGGTTCTTGAGTACGCGAACCTGCCCAGCGAGGCCCCGGATGTTATCTTCAAGAACCGCCCAGCTATCGGATGGCCCGCTCAGGGGGCGGTGACATTCAAGGACTATAGCACGCGGTACCGTCCTGGACTTGATCTAGTgctcaaggatatcaacCTGGACATTAAACCTCATGAAAAAATAGGCGTTGTTGGCCGTACAGGTGCAGGAAAGAGTTCGTTGACTCTGGCGCTCTTCCGGATCATCGAAGCCGCTGGTGGCAGCATCAGGTGAGAATAACTGCCCGATCTAGTTGTCTTTGCAATTTCTAACGTCTTTTTTAGTATCGATGGCCTTGATATTTCTACTATTGGGCTATCTGACTTGCGGGGACGTCTCGCCATTATTCCCCAGGATCCTGCCATGTTTGAGGGCACTCTTCGT carries:
- a CDS encoding putative C2H2 finger and ankyrin domain protein, with the protein product MVADNPLMEELLKRPLYVYDLPQELLSTLTAKGEDQPIAVEDTVELSSEPLDPSTLDPVIANSTSCALCKVSFLNVQEQREHVRSDHHRFNVKAQSRGNPTLDEAQFAKAVGDLDESISGSESSEEEDDNEDEQLSALLRRQARISQAAEEAEASASKKPASRSPLYWFSSSLLPSNTSLGVYRALFSNDEQDEPKHLVDSLRKKQLSPLPTQRPNAQPQTNGTTPSPHIFMCMIGGGHFAAMLVSLTPQIHRKQGGVEERQACVIAHKSFHRYTTRRKQGGSQSASDAARGAAHSAGSSLRRYNEAALEKEIRELLRDWKEMIDSAQLLFIRATGNTNRKILFGQYEGQFLKQNDPRIRGFPFSTRRATQDELMRCFKELTRVKVSQIDEAALAAVVAKQRAEAVKPPTPRPQQKPKVSKEEEEAILHTSQIQALIRRSKVPALMSYLSKNSIPSSFSFRPPDSPQNFRCPTPLHFAANLNSPSVVSALLTKADADPTIANGEGRTAFELAGDRATRDAFRVARHELGESKWNWDAAKVPAAVSKEEVDSRAERERKIAEEEEAKRRKTELERLRKEEAARAASLQETRKVGGRALGAMEKTASEKREEEMRGMTPEMRMRLERERRARAAEERIRRMQGR
- a CDS encoding ATP-binding cassette glutathione S-conjugate transporter YCF1, with product MLDGNPQVILGNSHSAPLSSSLGSPFSSSKKLQPFCGDVEGWGPISKYRFDLTPCFLDFGVALVAAWGLLMGAGAIWFLLKKRAPQPVSKNWHFYAKLIVLGALIFTTALQAAIQAESAPRLFLADFRFWSSILVIASLGVIFAVQYYEHWRSRQPNGVVLFYWLFFTIAYGVKLRSLVSQKAYQDQLPYFVCINVSLGLALLEFGLEYLVPKKQSAYDALGDEDECPYEYADIFAVLTFSWMTPLMKFGYKNYLTQDDLWNLRQRDTTRVTGAILEEKWAEELRKSKPSLWLALMKSFGSPYLRGAIIKCGSDVLAFVQPQLLRLLIRFIKSYGTDEPQPVISGVAIALAMFLVSVTQTICLHQYFQRAFDTGMRVKSALTAMIYTKSLRLSSEGRASKTTGDIVNHMAVDQQRLSDLTQFGMQLWSAPFQIVLCMLSLYQLVGLSMFAGIGVMILMIPLNGVIARMMKKLQIVQMKNKDSRSRLMTEILNNIKSIKLYAWNTAFMNKLSHIRNDLELNTLRKIGATQSIANFTWQSTPFLVSCSTFTVYVLISDHPLTTDVVFPALTLFNLLTFPLSILPMVITSIIEASVAVRRLTDYFTAEELQTDAVTFEEPVTHAGDESVRIRDAAFTWNRYQGENVIENIDFSARKGELSCIVGRVGAGKSSFLLSMLGDLWKTEGEVVVRGRIAYVAQQPWVMNASVRENIVFGHRWDPQFYELTVEACALVDDFRNLPDGDQTEVGERGISLSGGQKARLTLARAVYARADIYLLDDVLSAVDQHVGRHLINKVLGRNGLLSGKTRILATNAIPVLKEADFIALLRNKTLIEKGTYEQLMAMKGEVSNLVRATMNESEDEASSSDDHDLASPEGSETTTVLENAESEPSDTEAEQQIGSLLPLRSGADTTRRRSSTVTLRRASTASWHGVRRKLGDEENVLKSKQTQETSQQGKVKWSVYGEYAKNSNIIAVCFYLLTLLGAQTAQVAGNFWLKKWSDASEVQAQPKVAKFIGIYLAWGLGSSILVILQNLILWIFCSIEASRKLHERMAFSIFRSPMSFFETTPSGRILNRFSSDVYRIDEVLARTFNMLFNNSAKAIFTMIVIATSTPAFILMIFPLGYVYLRYQKYYLRTSRELKRLDSVTRSPIYAHFQESLGGISTIRGYRQENRFALENEWRMDANLRAYFPSISANRWLAVRLEFIGSVIILASAVLAIISVASGSGLSAGMVGLAMSYALQITQSLNWIVRQTVEVETNIVSVERVLEYANLPSEAPDVIFKNRPAIGWPAQGAVTFKDYSTRYRPGLDLVLKDINLDIKPHEKIGVVGRTGAGKSSLTLALFRIIEAAGGSISIDGLDISTIGLSDLRGRLAIIPQDPAMFEGTLRDNLDPRHVHDDTELWSVLEHARLKEHVAQMDGQLDAMIQEGGSNLSQGQRQLVSVARALLTPSNILVLDEATAAVDVETDALLQRTLRSSVFQERTIITIAHRINTIIDSDRIVVLDKGRVAEFDTPANLIKRGGKFYELVKEAGLLESDGAALVQ